The window TACGGCAATCAGCTTAGGGCTGTTTACAGTTTTAATGGCGATTTTGCAGGGACTATCAGAGAATGGATTAGCGATAAAGTACCTAGTTTTGGGAATTATTATCAAATTTGCGGTTCAACTGCCGATGATTAAATTCTTCAAAGTCTACGGTCCACTTTTAGCTACTAATATCGGATTAATTATTACTATTTGGCTTTCTTTGAAGCATTTAAAGGTTAGATATAAGTATAATAGTGGTCGTACATCAAGAAGATTTATTGGAATTGCAATTTTCTCAATGGCTATGTTTGTTGTAGTTACTGGGGTGGTTGATTTTGGTGGGAAAATTATTTCGCCTGAGCGTCGTCCAACTTCCTTTATTTTAGTTACACTTGCTGTAGCTATCGGTGGAATATTATATGCATTCTTATCGGTGAAATTTGGCTTAGCACAAAAGATCATTGGACCAAAAGTTAACAGAGTTTTGGCAAGATTACATATTAGAATTTAAAATATATAGAAAAGGGAAACTTAAGTAATAATTACTTAAGTTTCCCTTTTTTGCCCCTGCCAAGGAAGTTCATTATATAATATTTTAGAGAAAGTGAGGAAGAAAAATGGATAATATGCTTGGATATGCCACAAAAGAAAGAAGGAGCTTTAGCGAATTTCCTTTGAATGAAATAGATAGCATGATTTTTTCTCAATTGGCATATTGTAATTTTGATGCTCTTCCTCGGATCACTAGTTTACAGGATTTAGCTTCAGATGAAGAAATTGAAACTTTAACAAAAGGAAATCTGGGCGGAAAAAATACTGAAAAATTAATCAAAATAATGATTAAGAATCGACGTTTTAAAAACGTATCTTGGCATCAGGCTGTAAGTAAAATAGATGCAAAAACACAAATGCAATTTAATGCCGTTACTTTTTATATTGCTGATGGTCAGTCTTATATTGCTTATCGTGGAACGACAGCCACGACAATTGGCTGGAAAGAGAACTTTAATATGTCTTTTAATAATTGGGTACCAGCGCATTATTTTGCTCGCTCATATTATCGACGAATTAAAGAATTATTTCCTGGGAAATTTTATCTTGGTGGACATTCAAAAGGCGGTAATTTAGCTTTTGCGGTTGCATTAAGTTTAAAAGAGTCAGATCTTTCAAATATTGTTAGAATTGATTGTTTTGACGGCCCCGGTTTTCACAATCAAGATAGGCTAAAGAAAAAATTCTTAAAATTGAAAAACAAGATCCATAAATATATTCCGCAAGGATCACTAATTGGAATACTTCAGGATGACCTTATTGGAGAAAAAGATTACTGTACGATTGTTGCAGCCTCAGGAGCTAATTTACTACAACATGATATGTTTACCTGGCGTGTAAAAAAGGATAAATTTGTGACAGTAAAGCAATTGGATAGCGGCTCTGAAATTTCTTGGAAAGCAATTGCTGAATGGTTAAAAAATACAAGTGATACCGAACGAAAAGATTTTATTGAAATGCTGTATTTAACAGTTAGCGATAGTAATCAAATTTATTTTAGAAATTTATTAACACCAAAGACAACGTATAAATTAGCTACTCGTTTAATCAAAAATAGTTCTGCTCAAAAAGAAGTGTGGGAACCAATAATTAGAAAATTATTTAAGGCTTATGTAAATTCGGGAACAGCAGCCCTTAGTGAGCAGAGAAAAAATCAGTTAGAAAATTTTAAGAATATTTTAGATGACCAACGTAAGTAACAGAATTGAATTAAAAATTTCCTGCTTTTCTGGAAAAAGAGTAAAATAACGATTGAAAGAGGTGGACAAAATTGAAAAAAGATACATATATGACTTTATTAGGATTGCGTGATACCTGTTATAACGATTTTAATTTTGATATTGATGAGAAAGATTTCTATTTAGGAACTGATACATACAAAAAGATAGACAAAATCTTGAAAGATGCACAGGATGAGCAACTTTTAATTCAATTTGAAGAAGGAACTCATCTTTATCAAGATTATGATCCAGAATACTTAAGTGTTGCTCAAAAGAGAGAAGTACAACATGATATTAATGCGGCACGTGATTTTTTAGATAACTATAATGGTAATGCTGACGATAAGCATGACAATTATGCTGCTTTTTTAGATGATAATTCATTAAGCTATTCGTTTGGTCCTGACAGTAATTTGGATGAAGTTCAAAATAATTTAAATGATATTGAGACTAATGGCGTTATTATTTGGCAAAGACGAAAAGATGAATATATTTTATTGCCACATACGATTCATAGTCTTGAAAGGATTAAGAAACAAATTTCTTCAAATAAGCGCGTAGACGATAAAAAGCTTCGTTATGCCATGGAGCGACTATTTAACAATATAACTGATTTTCTGAAGCCGTTTAGTGATAATGAACTAGGAAAATATGAAAATGCGATTTCTGAAGAGCTAAAAGATGACTTAGAACATTATGCTTTAAGTGTTCAAACTGATGCGCGCGAAGTTGCAGCTGATAAGTTAACAAAATATGCAGTTGAACTTGCAGAAAAAGAAAATAACGATAAATTATAAAGTTAAAGCTCATCGGTTAGATGGGCTTTTTTGGATAAAATAAAATGAAAAATATTTCAAAAGAACTAATATCTGAAGTAATTAAAAAGCGAAAGAGCGCTACTCACAAAGGTAATTATGGGCATGTACTACTAATTGGAGGCAGTAAAAAATATGGTGGCGCGCTTATGATGTCAGCAGAAGGTGCATTAAATAGTGGTGCTGGCTTGGTAACAGTTGTTACAAATCCAGTCAATATTACGGCTTTGCATACAAGAGATCCAGAAATTATGGCTCTTAGTTGGGATGAAAAAGATGAGTTAAAAAGTCTAATTAAGAATTCTGATGTAGTGGTTTGCGGAATGGGATTAGGTTTAGATAAGCAAGCAAAAGATATACTAGCTCTTGTCAGAGACAGCATCAGCTTAAAGCAAACGTTAATTTTAGATGCAAGTGCCCTTGATTTAATTAGTCAGCAAGAAAACCTATTGCCAGTAAATTCAAAGTTAATGATTTTTACACCTCATCAAATGGAATGGCAAAGATTAAGCAAAATAAAAATTTCTGAGCAAACTGATCAATTAAATCAAGCAGCACTAAATAAACTAGTTCCAAAGAAAAATGCAATTTTAGTATTAAAATCTAATCATACTAAAGTTTATGATCAAGCAGGAAATATTTATCGAAATCCTTATGGAAATCCTGGAATGGCAATTGGCGGAATGGGAGATACTCTAGCAGGAATCATTGGTGGCTTCTGTGGCCAATTTACACCTAGTTTAGAAATTGTAGCAGGTGCTGTAGGCATTCATTCTCTTGTAGCTGATAAAATTGCAGAGCATCAATATATTGTGCGCCCAACGCAGCTGTCGCGTATGCTTCCAGAAATGATGAAGAAATATGAGAAGTGATTAAAATGAAAAAGATGAATAAATATCAAAATTCTGTTTTAATTATGGGAACAATACTAGCTATTTTAGCTCTAGCAGTCATTTTATTTCCTCATCGTAATGTTTCGCTTGCCACGCCAACTAAAACTGCAACTACTAAAGTAGTTAAGAAAAGAAAAGATATTGCAGAAAAAAATCCTAATTTACCATATCCCGATCCTAAAGATTTGCAGCCTGCAGGTAGCTGGAAAGTTAAAAGTGAGAATAAAGCGCATCCTGATCTTTTAAGCCTAAGCAAGTTGTGGATAAGGGTATCGATTAAAGGTAATCGTGTGTACATTATGGATGGTAAAAAGCCGGTTTACACTATGCTTGCATCTTGTGGAGTCTATCATCATGGTAAATCTGCCACACCAACTGGAACTTATGCAGTTGAAGCAGAAAAAGGAGCTAGCTTTTTCAATCAGAGTCTTCAAGTAGGTGCTCGTACCTATGTGAGCTGGCATGGTCATGGGACTTATCTCTTTCATTCTGTCCCAATAGACGGTGACAATAAAATTATGAAAAATGAAGCAAAAAAGCTTGGGAGAACTCAGGCTTCTCATGGTTGTATTCGTTTGAGTTTGCCAGATTCTAAATGG of the Lactobacillus isalae genome contains:
- a CDS encoding Mbeg1-like protein, with product MDNMLGYATKERRSFSEFPLNEIDSMIFSQLAYCNFDALPRITSLQDLASDEEIETLTKGNLGGKNTEKLIKIMIKNRRFKNVSWHQAVSKIDAKTQMQFNAVTFYIADGQSYIAYRGTTATTIGWKENFNMSFNNWVPAHYFARSYYRRIKELFPGKFYLGGHSKGGNLAFAVALSLKESDLSNIVRIDCFDGPGFHNQDRLKKKFLKLKNKIHKYIPQGSLIGILQDDLIGEKDYCTIVAASGANLLQHDMFTWRVKKDKFVTVKQLDSGSEISWKAIAEWLKNTSDTERKDFIEMLYLTVSDSNQIYFRNLLTPKTTYKLATRLIKNSSAQKEVWEPIIRKLFKAYVNSGTAALSEQRKNQLENFKNILDDQRK
- a CDS encoding NAD(P)H-hydrate dehydratase, which translates into the protein MKNISKELISEVIKKRKSATHKGNYGHVLLIGGSKKYGGALMMSAEGALNSGAGLVTVVTNPVNITALHTRDPEIMALSWDEKDELKSLIKNSDVVVCGMGLGLDKQAKDILALVRDSISLKQTLILDASALDLISQQENLLPVNSKLMIFTPHQMEWQRLSKIKISEQTDQLNQAALNKLVPKKNAILVLKSNHTKVYDQAGNIYRNPYGNPGMAIGGMGDTLAGIIGGFCGQFTPSLEIVAGAVGIHSLVADKIAEHQYIVRPTQLSRMLPEMMKKYEK
- a CDS encoding L,D-transpeptidase; the protein is MKKMNKYQNSVLIMGTILAILALAVILFPHRNVSLATPTKTATTKVVKKRKDIAEKNPNLPYPDPKDLQPAGSWKVKSENKAHPDLLSLSKLWIRVSIKGNRVYIMDGKKPVYTMLASCGVYHHGKSATPTGTYAVEAEKGASFFNQSLQVGARTYVSWHGHGTYLFHSVPIDGDNKIMKNEAKKLGRTQASHGCIRLSLPDSKWLYEKLPVGTKVVVKDK